From Malaya genurostris strain Urasoe2022 chromosome 2, Malgen_1.1, whole genome shotgun sequence:
ACCGATGAAGATTGCTTTACGGGCGGTCGGCGTTGCTGGAATTTGAATCATTTGTTTAATAAATAGAATTTCCAGTGGAATCTTTGCTTGTTTGCTTACTGAAATCTGAAACGACTAATTTCTGAGTATTTTCTTTACTGTCGAGGATGAAGGCTTTCAATTTTTCGAATTCCTGTTGACTGGCGGCCATTTGTTTTTCGTCTCTTTTGATTCCATTATAAAACATAAAAGACTGTTTCGCTTGTGAAATGTTCTGTGCCTTCAGTAAAGATTGAGGAGTTTCCGGAATGAAACTCATCGAAATCATGAACAATACAGGAATGCACGATAGGACTATTGGTACTGTTCGATACGAAAGAAAATCCCCGACGATATACATCAGCAGTATTCCTAAATTTCCTGACAAACCCAAAAGCGATCCGATGGCTCCGCGTATTCTAAAATTATCAATGAAACTCGAGAATgtaaatgacaaaaaaatacCAACTTACTTGCTATCGGAGATATCTGCCACGTACAGTGGAAAAGTAACAATTATTCCACCACCGGCCATTCCGGCAAAAATCCTTGCCACATACAGATGGTAGACGGATGTTGAAAAGTACACCGTAATCCAGAAGCTCTGTAAAAGCGAAATCAGTTTACTTCTATCCGAACAGTTTCACATTTCAACAAATACCATGTTCGGAATGACGAGACAGAAGATGCTTTTTTTCACGCCAATCTTTTCGCATAAATATCCGTAGATAATTGCTCCGAACAGACCGCCCAGACACAGAATGGAACCTATCCATGATCCTTGTTCCGTCGTCACAGGTCCCGTGTGCAGCGGAGAATCCTCTGACTGCAACAGTGGCAAAAAAGGCGAAACCCAACCGAGTGCAGCTCCATGGGATAAATTGATGATGTTCACTTGAATGggagaaaaatgacgaaaatttTATGCTGTTCTGTTCTCTAAGTTTACTTAAAATCATTGTAAATTAAGATTATAACTAACTAAATGCTGACAGAGAGACTTAAAACTGattgttttcaaaaagtatTCCGAACCACCCCGAAAATCGGTATGTACGATAAAATGAGAACTATCCCATATAATATATAAAATTCACCGCCAATTCAtgacgtacagaaccattgcatggcttgtGCTACCGatcctacggacactaagaattctaccAAGTCGGAGCTCGAATATGATAACTTACGCTAATAAAGTGAGTTCCGCATAAAAAGCTATCACCTTTACGTAAAGTCAAAGTTCAGACTTTAAAGAATAAGGTGAGAATTACTTTCTAGCGAGAAAGGCTGATGAGTGGAATAGTAGGAATgagaatatgcaaaaaaaagcaTTGGCGagatttgataagccttttctACCCTGGTAATGTTTTCTGGTTGCGTCCTGATTAAAGTAAATAAGTTTTCTgctggagtgtatcgaaaatgagctatccacaaatttttctataaaattttgataaaaaaaaacgatatatttattcaaactaaaaattaatcctttattgtacgaggttaaacttgagcataatgaaaaccggataaaatttaagttattccttcacgaattttcgaacttttgatcaaacgctcttcatcaagttcctgacaagtgttgcatcgcatttttcggacgcttgagcccaaattttttgaactccttcatgttcccagctgcattACCAGTCTTCTTAAAGACccccttcacgattgcccagtaatgttcgatgggtcgaagctgagggcaatttggtttattgatatatttctcaacgaaatttatacccttttccgcaaaccTATTGAGAGGGGTTttagcatagtgagccgacgcaaaATCCGACCAAACCAgtagaggtgtactatgcttcttataaaaaggcaacaatctcttctggagatactccccaggtaaccagtaagcactaataatggcattaaattagcattttatgagcaccaaaaatgcttaAAGCTCTATATTTGCAATTTGAAAGcttatctgttgtaaatcaatcagaattcagctttcagaatgcacaccagccatAAGTAAGCATTATTTAggaatagccgtatattttgccaaagtcggccttaatgcagtctcaagtgcgattgaaatgcccattagcgattatttgctgtcataatgcggcattagtatgtgcttattggttaccggggtcagatcgatagatttctgcatttatagttctggTAGTGTAAaatatggttgacttcaaaccacaggaacatattgcttgccatatcagtacctttactttagactttagactgaatttctccacttgaaacgaactgtccgcatcgctcacatcctccccaacggtgACAGTAAAGTCTTGTGGATCTGGAAAGGTTttagagtcctcctttacataagtctcatcgtccatcaaaacgcatgcatccggacactgcaaaagacgcgaatacaatttccggggcctagttgctgctcgcttcttctgttctgcactttgtttcgagagtttctgcttcttgtaggtcttcaggtgatttcgcttcttgatatgctggatcattccgacactggttcctgcttttttgggcaAATCAcgcattgacattgatttgttcttcatgtttAGAGatgccactttctggtccagtttcgggttggaagaatcggattttctacctcttcctgatagctcatccaaagaatagtgttccccaaacttattaacgatggttttaacactggcatgatgaattccaaaccgcttcgccaattttcgtatagtaataccctgctcacttagccatgtgttcagaaccttaattttcacttccttttcaatacgcgacattttgaaaacgcagaatctcaaccgcacaaacaattaaacaaacgaaagctgacagtcaaacgcacagcattctgtgatctgagcataaaaaaccatcacaaatacatgcgtacaacacaaatgtatgtggatagctttttttcgatacactccttatggatTTGTAACGTTGCTTGCACTCTAGCAATTACGAAAATCATCGACATTGCCATCCATTTTGCAGCGACCGTCTTGTTTACAAACACCATTCAACAATTCTGTGAATTTCGCTGCGCGACTTCCCTAGAGTTGAGCCCTTCttgtttttcatgttttctcGAAATTTTCTGGAAGCGTAAGAAATAAAAGCTCCTTCATTCGAATAACAACTTATTCATTCAATAAACCATTGAGAACTAAAAtggcctctataattgaaaaagaaATTGATCGCAATATAGatgaaatatgaattttatagGCTATCCAATTATACGATGCAGTTCATATTAATCTATCTTGTCCTACTGGTTTTTATCAGAATTGTTTAAATCTGTGGTAAATGGCGTTATTTTTAATTCGCAGAATTTTATGTCGCATTTAAGTTTACAGGGTTTGATTGTAATTGaaactacactgaggtctttttgcgTGGTTCTGTATGCAGTTctttgcatgtttttttttacacgtatctccgaagctacgcggtttATTCTACGtgcattttcaaagttatccggttttctaGTTTtgacttagaaatgcatgaaacagatCTCGACGAATCAGATCACTTCGTGAAATATTGGTTTTGAGAGTTTTCTAGTGTCCGAAAGCCTACCCTCTAATGCGGTTACATAgaacaatataaaaaaatacatgaaattgtGTGAGGTAGCAGATATCACTAGACTTATGTGAAACCCAGAATAAAAACACGAACACAAGCGCACTACGGAAGCGTCTTTGGACATGCTGATGCGGAATCGGGCGCACTTTTGGGAGAATCAACGAATCTTGGATCCACTATAATAAGACAGGGAATGGAATGTACTGGAACCAGAACGAGTGCTTCGAAGGAGGAGCAAGACATGGCGGATCTCTTGGATCGTCGTAACATACTTTTTGGGGGTTGCctcgaaaaagaaaacacaattACCAGCTAGTAATGCTTAGCATTATTCGAGTGATACGATGTCGTAGTCACTAGGAAACGGCCTCTCTTTAGGCAAAAGAAAACGTTTTTACAAGACAATAAACCGGTATTCGCAACAATGACTAAAGATAACTATTGCTTCCTCGTCCTCTTCTTTCGCCCGATTTGGTTCTCTTGGGCTATTATCGGTCCATTACTTCATCAATGAAAAACTCGACTCATGCGATGAGTTCATCGACGCCGCGGAGGAGTACTTGGCGGATCTTCCGGAGAATTACTCTTCGAACAGGATAGAACTTTGGCATATCGCTGGAATAATTGTACAGAAAAAAAAGGTGACTACAGTGAAcaaaatttcatgcaaagacTCTCTTACAAATCCATCTGAAGgtctgataatgcctttctttggtcattcaaataacatttttctcatctaaagggtgatttttgctGTATCTTTTGGCAgccctgtttttgacagatcacgcctgaattgtgtcttgtgtcattgtcaaatttACAACGTTTGGTTAATGGGTGCTGgtgaagttggaggaagatccacatttttatcgaaaaattgtgttcagcgacgaagatcatttctggttgattgatacatcaacaagcaaaattatgGTAACTGGAGTGAAGACCTGCCAGAAGCATtgtaagagctaccaatgcatccaaaagacactgtttggtgtggattatggccgATGGCATCGCcgggccgtacttcttcaaaggcgaaGATGGGAtaaacgttacagtgaatggtgaGCGCTACTGCGTTATGATTGAGGATTTTTTGTGCCAAAATGGCATAAttggacggtgccacatcccacacggtatGCGAAACAATGACAAAATTTAGAGCCGCCTTTAGTGAACAGTTTATTTCCCGTTTTGGGTATGTCAATTGGCCGCCTAGATAATGCGATTTACCGCCTTTGGACTATTTATTTTGAGCCaattgacgcactggaagccaatatttaagcatttattcgtgaaataccggccgatatgttagagagagtgtgccaaaattgaacCTTACGCATCTATGCATCTTGGGcaatctaaagcggagccgcggtcAACGTTTGCAaggaatcatcttcaaacattaaattatattgatagttctatcgattccaataaagatttcatcaattttctcaacttatttttttgaaaatcaaatcctatacctcttaaaaaatcaccctttacatactgtattatattgcattacAGTTCGTTGATTGAGTGTCAAGTAATCGACAATATAATAttgcgactctactaatgagagaACTATTCGAACAATTGGCCTAGAATCAACAGGAACGAAACTATCAGCAATATCAGCATTTGAAGCTATTAATCCTTTAGCAACGttcaaacaagcccaagttCGTTGAAATCGGAAGAGAAATCTGTAAAGCAGTGGATCGGACAGAAAAAAAGTGcgctttgtcagttacgtcacttattcgtTTATATATGTAGATTAGGAATTGCTCGAAATATTGATTTATCAAATAATTCAATAAGGCTTGCTATCGATAAAATGTGCATcgattaaatttggaataaaacaaatttatatttattattcatttaattgtgcatGATTAGTCATCCTAAAACTAATTAGTTAGTTAAttaggctgcatgaagaaactacaAACTTTATGGTTCATTCCAGCCATTAGGGTCTGTGCAACCGACTTAGCTGCTTTTCTATGAATGCGTAGGAACGGTAAAAATCACTTCTTTGGGCATTCTTCAAGCGAAATTTCTTCGTTTATTGTCACGATAGTGAGCAAACTTttcttgctcgaccacagctgcatattgtgttccaaaccaaatattttcttGGGGAACTTGTCCTTTTTATTCGTCCCAAAATGCTCCTTAAGGTCTTTTCGCTGTTCGGTAGTATAAAAAGACGTAATAGTTTCATCGTGATACAACTTGTGAGCCCGGGGATTCgccgtcacattctgtttatcattgCGATTCGGTACAATTAcaccttgaacgacttcataccttgcCGAGAAGCTGAAGAACTTGAGATTTTGGCTGTTGTTAAGCTTGTATCGATGACTTAAGAACATTTTGGACAGTGCTTGCAGGAAAACCAAGCTTTTTTACAAGCTTGGTTACTGTCAGATTCGGATATTCAATGCGACCGCACACAATTGCTCTTTGTACTTGCTCTTAtttcgatctaaaagcttgcAGTATTATCAAAAATAACAGACATAAGTATGCGAAATATTACACGCGTTAATTAAATATTTCCAGAGATACACGTAATTAGAGGTGTCCAGATTTTTTGTGAACAAACCTAAGTAGCATTAAAGCGAATTAGAAATCGGATCAGGTATTTCAGGtacttgatgaaaaaaaacttatattcttaggtgttttagttgtcatgacattattttaattgtcGTCGTTTTagacggcaaattgagattttaatcactaattaccctgtaatgtcgaaactgcaaatcgtatcgaatttaaatcttaacgtgtgacaatcgattgaacattccataggatgtcgaagtaagttccactttagagtttttcgtcattatttatggtacttccagagccggtattcaggaactagcatagcccaaaatgattcgaatggccataaattattacgtcaAACAATTtatatcttctatatcggtatgaattttaaaaactcatcatctgttattccagaatcggataaaattcattaattttgtatggaactttaagtcctgtaatttttgtttttgaagttcaatttgggcttttttgagaaaatggttaagctttgagaaacggttcgatactggaaccggaattttaaaatcggtgtagccgaaatcagttcacCTGAGGAGCGTGTAGACAGCTTTGAGAAAttatagtgcgaattaaaatttgagggtacattccgaatccaaaaacgaataccgctcaaactgaaataaatttatttggtaatcgactatccaaatctgcaaacccgataaacctgattaatttatgtgaaatggagatttttatactaatcaccctgtatctcccaaaccagaaatcggatatgactaaaaagtaagatgttttatagggttttaagacctctcatttgaatcatagatgattcttagatttcatttgaatcttagatcggttctacgagaaaaatgagttgcattattttaatttcgtttcacatattatcctgtaattccgtaaTCAGAAGTCGAAtcaaaacgtaattcaggagccTTATTTGGGAATAtattacttttcatatgaatctgagtttgtacgaaacggtttagccatttccgagaaaatttagtgaaattatttgtcacacacgcatttgatgatctcgacgaactgagtcgaatggtatatgggagttatgttgttccagaattatttactgtaagtagtttaaatcaatataattatggaattactttcaactcgaaaatgctgatatcatctggtttacatatgccatattcgaacgattatgttgccaaaaacgaaccgtgctgaaatcggttcaaagcaaattgtcatgaaaaaagatgctgtacacagtctttttggtatttagaaacaattgtatataacagtataaaaaatcgtgttttacgttgctcccaagcctttctttgccatacagcgctcagaacttctactgctggaatagggggaaaagtcgtttacacaaaaatttcgatatctccgttaaaaatggacggattttaacaatctatggcttgttggataggtattaccgtgtggaatctaaatatagaaacatattctcttacaAATCCATCTGaatctcttagttgacaacacacatacagacacacacacatacacacacacacacacacacacacacacacacatacacacacacggacatttgctcagttcgtcgagctgaatcgattaatatatgacattcggccctccgggcttcggaaaatttttcgaaagtttgagcgaattctatgcctattttttttatatataaaaaaaggtaaaactaacGTCAATCGTAATTTTGCGCGCACACCTTGAAATTCCAGATCACACTCACCGTGTCATCGGCAGGAAGCTGGAAATTGCACCATCTACGATATCTAGTGTTTTAAATCGGTACAATGAACGTTTGACTGTTGTTCGGAAGAAAAAAACGTAACCAAACTGGATTTTCGTATAGTGCAAAGGATCACAAGCGGGTAGTTGAAGTTTTCAAGAAGAATCCAGACAGTTCTGTATGAGATGTGgcgaaaaaaatgtgtttgcaGTAATCGACGTTTGTTTtgcaaaaatcgactttggaccttaaacagtttttaaatttccgaaatcgaaatttttttgattccaaatttgaaatatgaaacgtctggtgtaatctaaaaaatattgaaaatattttttgaaaaaaatcgaaaattgtctAAATGTCAGAGGGTTGACTTAAACGAATTTGTGGTTGGCTTaaaaaaatttgcttaaaaaaaattgtataacaTCCGCGcgcaaaaaaaacgcgtaacttcggaaatccacgcaaAAAAGTCgtaaaaaccacataaaaaaccgcggacaaagacctcagtgtatgttGCATTCCGGCGTATTTTCATAGCTACTCCCGGAACTAAAACTCGGGACCAATATAGCCGTTGGGACTTTTTTTAGTCATCAATTACCAAGTTCAATGGATTTGAAAGATTTACTGTTCAATTCCAAGAGTTATCTTATTACCCTATTATAGCTATTAAAAAACTTTCCTGGAAATTGATGTTCTTATCAGTTATTACCTTAGAATTCTTAAACTGAATGTTGTAGATAAATTTTAATAGCAGTTCATGGAACCAAAAggacttttatttgaatctaactttgtgaaaaccggttctaaagcttgcttcatttagaattggaacaaccttttgctcatattgttgcgctcctggtggacggatttggaatttTCTTggagcccacgtgtcgggaattatgtcagcttcacgtatgatttttgacattccgcaaatcgactgtactttgtaaacaatcaacatggaagccgaaagaacggaaataattgtgcacagttatttggaaaatccattgtggtctacatctaggctagctaaacagctgaaattgcccagaaatgccgtatggcgcgttatcaaacggtataaggaaacattgacgacgattcggaagcctcgagccaatcgtcggagtggaactgtcgaccggaaacggcgtggtaagattttgaagacgattcctaatctgtcggaccgtgatttggtcagaaaattcggtgctgcccatagtaccgtgaggagaactcgactccgggaaggaatcaagtcgtatcgagctagcaaacagctaaatcggaccataaaacagaatagtgtggtcgaaattcgtgctcggaaactatatgactggGTTctgactagagatggtcgggtatagaaattcttatacccgaacccgacccgtacccgagtgatcagcaaaaaaatttacccgtacccgacccgtacccgatcaaaaattaaaaaaattacccgtacccgatcaataatttaaaaaaattacccgtaaccGACCCGtacccaaaaaaaaataaaaaaatttacccgtacccgacccgtacccgattaaaaattacctgtacccgtacccgacccgaatgagtagtaaaaattttaccaaaattcagtatggaaaaattaaagtgttttagatatcgagccgtatcaggctctagttggtaagtagaatacattaaaatgcttgtttacatttaaaaatataaatacactgtgaagcatgaatacagggtccgccatgtaactttttttttaaacatgcaataaaacacaaacggttcatccgatttcaaaatttatttttttcatattaaagtacaatccttccgcttaattgtggaatataatttcattcaaatggctgcctcggctggccgtgcagtacgccatacggtcggtccagttttttagtacattttcgattgtatgcagctttatttcagttatggctgcacgaatgttgtccttcaaggcttgaattgtctctggcttgtccacattcgaatttcgactgataattcgatcttcgaggactgtgcgcagaagatcgatcgtagcgttggctgtgtgactcggagcgccgtcttgttggaaccaaatggtgtccaagtcttcctcttcaagtaacaggaagaaccaatcgctaatcatggtgcGGTAgctctcgccattgaccgtggcgacaGCTTCtgtctcattttcgaagaaaaattgcccaatgatgccgccagaccaaaatccgcaccaaaccgtcactctctgaggatgcatcggcttctccacgataacgtgcgggttttccgtcccccagatgcgacaattttgcttattaacagacccgccgagatgaaaatgcgcctcatccgagaagatgattttatgcacacattccgcaacattaccatgattttcaaagtaaaactgcactattttcacgcgtttctcaagcgtatacataaccattttcgttcagcggaaggatacaactaagtttctgtcaaatcagaagtgacattgaggttactAATGTCGAAATAatcgctagttcaaaaataaatgttagatggcggaccatgtagatttccaatgtctttggtactttatactcatttacaaatgtcaacaaaagcgagtaatatctactcaaatttttcgagaagcatatttacccaatatgtcgtaatacccgttgtactcaatttgggtaggtatggtttttacgaaacagtgtgacttttgattcgattctttagagccacaagtaagcgtgctcattatattgacacacaaataaaaattcacattcaaatcacttgtaaaatcacgtaaaatggttccaaatgtctaattgaatattatacgtgacgaaaatgaatgttatgcgagcatcccctaaaatgaatagagtatcatcagttcgtttacgtgtattg
This genomic window contains:
- the LOC131427489 gene encoding facilitated trehalose transporter Tret1-like isoform X1; this translates as MKRTQFPAGQSISSSSCSEQRTKFLNIINLSHGAALGWVSPFLPLLQSEDSPLHTGPVTTEQGSWIGSILCLGGLFGAIIYGYLCEKIGVKKSIFCLVIPNMSFWITVYFSTSVYHLYVARIFAGMAGGGIIVTFPLYVADISDSKIRGAIGSLLGLSGNLGILLMYIVGDFLSYRTVPIVLSCIPVLFMISMSFIPETPQSLLKAQNISQAKQSFMFYNGIKRDEKQMAASQQEFEKLKAFILDSKENTQKLVVSDFTTPTARKAIFIGIFLMFLNQFCGVFAILTYAVSVFSESGSMISPGASAIIMGSIQIVGILASFVLVDLAGRKRLLLVSTFGTGLGLSCLGVYSWLRTQNADIEGFDWVPIVSLSGTVLLFCVGLCNIPFFVLPEILPAKICNAGNVISMISITIFAFISLKILPILLEVIHLYGAVAIFASTCFLGVIIIALFIPETKGKNLIAPESV
- the LOC131427489 gene encoding facilitated trehalose transporter Tret1-like isoform X2; this encodes MFGFSKNTSNQVLSACIVNIINLSHGAALGWVSPFLPLLQSEDSPLHTGPVTTEQGSWIGSILCLGGLFGAIIYGYLCEKIGVKKSIFCLVIPNMSFWITVYFSTSVYHLYVARIFAGMAGGGIIVTFPLYVADISDSKIRGAIGSLLGLSGNLGILLMYIVGDFLSYRTVPIVLSCIPVLFMISMSFIPETPQSLLKAQNISQAKQSFMFYNGIKRDEKQMAASQQEFEKLKAFILDSKENTQKLVVSDFTTPTARKAIFIGIFLMFLNQFCGVFAILTYAVSVFSESGSMISPGASAIIMGSIQIVGILASFVLVDLAGRKRLLLVSTFGTGLGLSCLGVYSWLRTQNADIEGFDWVPIVSLSGTVLLFCVGLCNIPFFVLPEILPAKICNAGNVISMISITIFAFISLKILPILLEVIHLYGAVAIFASTCFLGVIIIALFIPETKGKNLIAPESV